In Mycoplasma sp. OR1901, the following are encoded in one genomic region:
- a CDS encoding MSC_0620 family F1-like ATPase-associated subunit, translated as MSKKRKFWKFSYLLTSTILPISLISAGTEANNQPNTGDGTGTTNTPTDPKKPAKPKPILSTEFDTYDGIAKDEIKKMLKNAVGIGLSYIDNEIAKLEAVPNNNQDTGNTEKTENTENNTNSEGQGEGEGSSSGKTQEQKLDYKQRLSRLTYLHILKNFIKTNEKDIIDNPTKYEFTIIFPFVLAQNKAFDKGTATYNGKEYTDVTFGKKDPTDYIEALKKKYEVKEDGTRKIETRDEVNGLQKGKFQDNLKQYYDKLLTSIGTILYNEKDALEIEKDINLEFGTIGDKQGYTITLPKGYASWDDYFKSRIRPRFVDFDLTANQEIQVEEETEEQDQPVENPTNPNKPPKGQPTEPIPAEPVDPKEQILAIPPLVPNIKNNFTNLTKDELIAQFNEYKSQYLNTSAPSTESNQSEAQPTEGNNAPKETKEAYDAREEKEYNDRREHSLFYFDNPYNTRYSYDVTEITEIKKGGDSNEKLIAKVWISDRNDRSKKLRRPYEMEIHLLENDEDLKNNFLKEEEVKKIRTEYLRLYKALGIDSKVNYLDLKSNRLSKALFSMVAKAVDLNNSKDFDDKRTEINSTSDDAFYTSNELWGYTLNELRQSKVNNALYYESIYNAYEEQIVGFWGVAIKDESEPYRAQIIKDWESQNFNLNVLNDLYNLVRYDLYKLNSTIKTSSFNLNTWYDSFIDSLTTLAKHERILNEITRTKDLSKQEVVEEFKKYYNEAIEVLGKESETKSDFLRDFGIFLLSIGALGTLINLIVSLIKFSKKTKQIKKLYLLIGISLAIVLVAGAILLSVGLGVKGI; from the coding sequence ATGAGTAAAAAACGTAAATTTTGAAAATTCAGTTATTTATTAACTTCTACCATATTACCTATTTCTTTAATATCTGCAGGTACAGAAGCTAATAACCAACCCAATACAGGTGATGGAACTGGTACTACTAATACACCTACTGATCCTAAGAAACCTGCTAAGCCAAAACCAATTTTAAGTACAGAATTTGATACTTATGATGGAATAGCAAAAGATGAAATCAAAAAAATGCTTAAAAATGCCGTTGGTATAGGTTTAAGTTATATTGATAATGAAATTGCAAAACTAGAAGCTGTTCCAAACAATAATCAAGATACAGGTAATACAGAAAAAACTGAAAACACCGAAAATAATACAAATTCTGAAGGTCAAGGCGAAGGTGAAGGTTCTTCTTCGGGAAAAACTCAAGAACAAAAATTAGATTATAAACAAAGATTAAGTAGATTAACTTATCTACATATTCTTAAAAACTTCATTAAAACTAATGAAAAAGATATAATTGATAATCCTACAAAATATGAATTTACAATTATTTTCCCATTTGTTTTAGCGCAAAATAAAGCGTTTGATAAAGGTACCGCTACATACAATGGAAAAGAATATACCGATGTTACATTTGGTAAAAAAGATCCAACTGACTATATAGAAGCTTTAAAGAAAAAATATGAAGTTAAAGAAGATGGTACAAGAAAAATTGAGACTAGAGATGAAGTAAACGGATTACAAAAAGGTAAATTCCAAGACAACTTAAAACAATATTATGATAAGTTATTAACTTCTATAGGTACAATTTTATACAACGAAAAAGATGCTCTAGAAATTGAAAAAGATATTAATCTTGAGTTTGGTACAATCGGTGATAAACAAGGTTATACAATTACTTTACCAAAAGGGTATGCTTCATGAGATGATTATTTCAAATCTAGAATTAGACCACGTTTTGTTGATTTCGACTTAACTGCTAACCAAGAAATTCAAGTTGAAGAAGAAACTGAAGAACAAGATCAACCAGTTGAAAACCCAACAAACCCTAATAAACCACCAAAAGGACAACCTACTGAACCGATTCCGGCAGAACCTGTTGATCCTAAAGAACAAATTTTAGCGATACCACCGCTTGTTCCTAATATAAAAAACAATTTTACAAACTTAACTAAAGATGAATTGATAGCACAATTTAATGAATATAAATCTCAATACTTAAATACAAGTGCTCCATCGACAGAATCTAACCAATCAGAAGCTCAACCAACTGAAGGAAACAACGCCCCTAAAGAAACAAAAGAAGCTTATGATGCTAGAGAAGAAAAAGAATACAATGACCGTCGAGAACATTCTTTATTCTATTTCGATAACCCTTATAACACAAGATATAGCTATGATGTTACCGAAATTACCGAAATTAAAAAAGGTGGTGATTCTAATGAAAAACTTATTGCTAAGGTTTGAATTAGCGATAGAAATGATAGATCTAAGAAATTAAGAAGACCTTACGAAATGGAAATTCATTTATTAGAAAATGATGAAGATCTTAAAAATAACTTCTTAAAAGAAGAGGAAGTTAAAAAAATAAGAACAGAATACTTAAGACTATATAAAGCTTTAGGTATAGATTCAAAAGTTAATTATCTCGATTTAAAAAGTAATAGGCTTTCAAAAGCTTTATTTTCAATGGTTGCTAAAGCTGTTGATTTAAATAATAGCAAAGACTTTGATGATAAAAGAACTGAAATTAACTCTACAAGTGATGATGCGTTCTATACATCAAACGAATTATGAGGTTATACTTTAAATGAATTAAGACAATCAAAAGTCAATAACGCTCTTTATTATGAATCAATTTATAATGCTTACGAAGAACAAATTGTTGGTTTTTGAGGAGTCGCAATTAAGGATGAATCAGAACCTTACCGTGCTCAAATTATTAAAGATTGAGAATCACAAAACTTTAATTTAAATGTTTTAAACGATTTATACAATTTAGTTCGTTATGATTTATATAAATTAAATTCAACTATTAAAACAAGTTCGTTTAATTTAAATACATGATACGATTCATTTATAGACTCTCTTACAACTCTTGCTAAACATGAAAGAATTTTAAATGAAATAACAAGAACAAAAGACTTATCAAAACAAGAAGTTGTTGAAGAGTTTAAAAAATATTATAATGAAGCAATTGAAGTATTAGGAAAAGAATCAGAAACTAAATCAGACTTTTTAAGAGATTTTGGTATCTTCCTATTATCAATCGGTGCTTTAGGTACACTAATCAATTTAATTGTTTCTTTAATTAAATTTAGCAAAAAAACAAAACAAATTAAAAAACTTTATCTACTTATTGGTATTTCATTAGCTATTGTTTTAGTAGCTGGAGCCATCTTATTAAGTGTAGGTTTAGGAGTGAAAGGAATTTAA
- a CDS encoding MSC_0619 family F1-like ATPase alpha subunit, with the protein MINNPKITSIFDYIVEVNGEFPYKQRQFYSLKENSDVKLMLISATKNKAYLIANTKNTELKINSEIVLENNEASVYTYFSYFGKVIDIEGNVVLPTKQKNSLIPSEGQSSAKIFELAHDLMTVKTLNEQLFTGIIPIDLLIPIGKGQRELIIGDRQTGKTHIALNTIINQARNGVKCIYVAIGQKREAISKIYNTLKENQALSNTIIIDAPSTSAYEQYLAPYIGMAHAENLSKTNDVLIVFDDLTKHANIIREIALLTDRPVGKEAMPGDTFFSHSQLLERSGSFKGRKTITALPILQTVDGDITSLIASNIISITDGQVVTSADLFSQGILPAININLSVSRTGSSVQSRQVTKIAAEVGKIYKQYKRHLKLAMLDYDFNKETSLLIYKGKMIDKMFQQRGFTLYKQELILFTSKLVSWTILKGVNNEDLAMKFLNKFIVENQQAKENYTRIINGASYDDNLVKSFFASALKQFSDYNQLDWDIDNEYDFVGLDESYLEKVSKELNLKETNGGK; encoded by the coding sequence ATGATAAATAATCCAAAAATTACATCAATATTTGATTATATTGTTGAAGTAAATGGTGAATTTCCTTATAAGCAAAGACAGTTTTACTCATTAAAGGAAAATTCAGATGTTAAACTTATGTTAATTAGCGCAACAAAAAATAAAGCTTATTTAATCGCTAATACAAAAAATACTGAATTAAAAATTAATTCAGAAATAGTTCTAGAAAATAACGAAGCAAGTGTTTACACATACTTTTCATACTTTGGAAAAGTTATTGACATTGAAGGGAACGTTGTTTTACCAACAAAACAAAAGAATTCATTAATTCCATCAGAAGGTCAATCAAGTGCTAAAATCTTTGAATTAGCACACGATCTAATGACAGTTAAAACATTAAATGAACAATTATTCACAGGTATTATTCCTATAGATCTTTTAATTCCAATTGGGAAAGGTCAAAGAGAGTTAATTATCGGTGATCGTCAAACAGGTAAAACACACATAGCTTTAAATACAATTATTAACCAAGCAAGAAACGGTGTTAAATGTATTTATGTTGCTATTGGTCAAAAACGTGAAGCTATTTCAAAAATTTACAATACTCTTAAAGAAAATCAAGCTTTATCAAACACAATTATTATTGATGCTCCATCAACAAGTGCTTATGAACAATATCTTGCTCCTTACATTGGTATGGCTCACGCTGAAAACTTATCAAAAACAAATGATGTTTTAATTGTTTTTGACGACTTAACAAAACACGCAAACATTATTCGTGAAATCGCATTATTAACAGATAGACCAGTTGGTAAAGAAGCGATGCCTGGAGATACATTCTTCTCACACTCACAATTATTAGAACGTTCAGGTTCATTCAAAGGACGTAAAACAATTACAGCATTACCTATTTTACAAACAGTTGATGGTGATATTACTTCATTAATTGCGTCAAACATTATTTCTATTACTGATGGACAAGTTGTAACAAGTGCTGATTTATTCTCACAAGGTATTTTACCTGCTATTAACATCAACTTATCAGTTTCACGTACAGGTTCAAGTGTACAAAGCCGTCAAGTTACAAAAATAGCTGCTGAAGTTGGTAAAATTTACAAACAATACAAACGTCACTTAAAATTAGCTATGTTAGATTATGATTTCAACAAAGAAACATCATTATTAATCTACAAAGGTAAAATGATTGATAAAATGTTCCAACAAAGAGGATTTACACTATACAAACAAGAATTAATTCTATTTACATCAAAATTAGTTTCATGAACAATTCTTAAAGGTGTTAACAACGAAGATTTAGCTATGAAATTCTTAAACAAATTCATAGTAGAAAACCAACAAGCCAAAGAAAATTACACAAGAATTATTAACGGAGCAAGCTACGATGATAATTTAGTTAAATCATTTTTCGCAAGTGCATTAAAACAATTTTCAGATTACAATCAATTAGATTGAGACATTGATAATGAGTATGATTTTGTCGGATTAGATGAATCATATTTAGAAAAAGTTTCAAAAGAACTGAATCTAAAAGAAACTAATGGAGGTAAATAA
- a CDS encoding MSC_0618 family F1-like ATPase beta subunit: MLGKILNLWSDIIEIQFDKENLPKVNTLLTLHNGKTYLLVKRVLNDTTVRAIIIYASDEVSINDTVVNTGKSFYVPVGKGSRNNIYSFRGEPLLEGRNTKPLYVEMNSTINNDRYLASEITLVETGIKAIDFFIPIIKGYKLGIFGGAGVGKTVLMKEIIFNVNRENKNTSNIFIGSGERSREAIELFNELEQSKLMDKSVMYISKMNESPGARMSIVPIGVTAAEYLRDKEKEDVLLFIDNIYRFVQAENETSATLGKKPSVGGYQSTLDSDVANIEDRLYRNANGAITSFQTMFLPMDDLSDPSAVAVFNHLDGSLVLSRAQSAKNIFPAFDPLASNSNSVDEKIIGKKHFEAIRRAKSILKAYKDLEDVILILGFDELDEESKIIVKKALQLENFFTQNFFMTEHFTKAPGQYVKLEDTVESVIRILDGKYIKQSPEIFQYVGDNLNIPTDEELGL, encoded by the coding sequence ATGTTAGGTAAAATTTTAAATTTATGATCAGATATTATTGAGATTCAATTTGACAAAGAAAACTTACCAAAAGTTAATACTCTATTAACTTTACACAATGGAAAAACATATTTATTAGTAAAAAGGGTTTTAAATGATACTACTGTTAGAGCTATTATTATTTATGCATCTGACGAAGTTTCAATTAATGACACAGTAGTTAATACTGGTAAAAGTTTCTATGTACCAGTTGGTAAAGGTTCAAGAAACAATATTTATTCATTCCGTGGTGAACCTCTTTTAGAAGGAAGAAATACAAAACCATTATATGTTGAAATGAACTCAACAATCAATAATGATAGATATTTAGCAAGCGAAATTACACTTGTTGAAACAGGGATTAAAGCAATCGACTTCTTTATCCCTATTATCAAAGGTTATAAATTAGGTATCTTTGGTGGAGCTGGAGTTGGTAAAACAGTTTTAATGAAAGAAATTATTTTCAACGTTAACCGTGAAAATAAAAACACATCTAACATTTTCATCGGTTCAGGAGAACGTTCAAGAGAAGCGATTGAATTATTCAATGAATTAGAACAATCTAAATTAATGGATAAATCAGTTATGTATATCTCAAAAATGAACGAATCACCTGGAGCTCGTATGTCAATTGTTCCAATTGGTGTAACTGCTGCTGAATACTTAAGAGATAAAGAAAAAGAAGATGTTTTATTATTCATCGATAACATTTATCGTTTTGTGCAAGCTGAAAACGAAACAAGTGCTACATTAGGTAAAAAACCATCTGTAGGTGGTTACCAATCAACACTTGATAGTGACGTTGCTAATATTGAAGATCGTCTTTACAGAAACGCTAATGGTGCGATTACATCATTCCAAACAATGTTCTTACCAATGGATGACTTATCAGATCCATCTGCTGTTGCGGTATTCAACCACCTTGACGGAAGTTTAGTTTTATCAAGAGCACAATCAGCTAAAAACATTTTCCCTGCTTTTGATCCACTTGCATCAAACTCAAACTCTGTTGATGAAAAAATTATTGGTAAAAAACATTTTGAAGCAATCAGAAGAGCAAAAAGTATTTTAAAAGCATACAAAGACTTAGAAGATGTTATTCTTATTCTTGGATTTGATGAACTTGATGAAGAAAGTAAAATCATTGTTAAAAAAGCTTTACAACTTGAAAACTTCTTTACACAAAACTTCTTCATGACAGAACACTTTACAAAAGCACCTGGTCAATATGTTAAATTAGAAGACACAGTTGAAAGTGTTATTAGAATTTTAGATGGAAAATACATCAAACAATCACCAGAAATATTCCAATATGTAGGTGATAACTTAAATATTCCAACTGACGAAGAGTTAGGTTTATAA
- a CDS encoding beta-N-acetylglucosaminidase domain-containing protein: protein MKINKKFLNTVAILGSSATLLSVVSLNNSKPPVESEAENEKQNVNDLENEVSKIEYTINPNPHNIKYLDSLSLISSNYSLIRSNKVTFDKYLDAHIKSVLSIKSNLVETEVNLEQTTDSTQVLVGIKGSDDSVTKYIESNYWAEIDNDFEKFDAYSLIVKENKIVVMAKDKEGAFAAFNTLSWILEQTNGKLIRDLVINDYADTKIRGFIEGYYGVPWSWDDRSSMMTLAGKYKANSYIFAPKDDPYHSVKWDELYPADEIEKMKKTVEAGHYAGVEFTWTVHPWINKTHAIDLQNDYDGEVAKLKAKFKQMYDEVGIRQFGLLADDIDGQPFQLVKKLIEDLVAWGSEDGREVKGFVFVPTKYEGMRDSWSGTVADLQKYQTQLPDNSKVWIVYTGANVFGSVEPGSVNWWANTSGTNRAPLFWLNWPVNDPDYTALNLGPGTMLNSNVDPNKLVGVVTNPMQEGELSKIAISAISSYTWNIKGFDAWKEWKESFYKIAPEAPWALMKLASHMTSTSKDGKRWGVNIDDESKEIRPAINSIKNSLNSNGELNESDKKDLLTEMDAIIEAYEEFMSYSNNQKMKQEIELFGLSLSKIAETIKYGLMSMELLEKLNSYDNDIRLKQAKLFEAYEYADRARESFNYAKHLIRSDLKEGAKPRDKEKIVRPGNQYLEPLAKLILSKINAIKSESGNIKKGNLYVSEQINNSISNPELYVQTSENQNANADIISNIEENDSENLGAAYIGASKIQYLNLKDEAKRTITLKPGKYIGFDLNNVSNITGFNLVLDGKDKDSKSLKKYYSTTFDKINSVPSEVTEDKSFIARYIILFNDSEQDLEFSVNNFEVTRTSHIEQVTKGDKKEKVEKVSNYRVHSQDYNEEMNSYKYLFEDSDFLFVSHSNEGELVIESESSENTLFNEFYIKQDPTHISHALVYVTTYDTNTRMMKNKKMGNLNKADNFFRAPLDKNEIVLKLNIKYQNAKLHLDKIDVLSNFDAIDLTELRTSLEELKEVHKNRTNITFKSNEKIEREIAEAEQLLANQLGYSQIEINRLRNKLIKSKYIYDKKASVDNTNTLNNLVKELEKYSREDLIKRSFNEVNNKLLTLKTLKSIENDTLTNNETLSWIEKISELKSKLVFDKTQLDTYLNLYNSRKDLLEISTSDDYQEDTFNKLTELVNGLDKYYDGSKATFSNKDLSVLGDKLSKLSLEPTEASEIIDRSHLNDEIKLLEKALKLIDQNNILNSNTKTEQQLLNVTAKNIELYSKNALEKRISQIKQIGSKYFKQISKIVKVQLDKFNDKLSLVKPSSKYQNSELLQEFIKSLESSISNLKANKDDLRLDTYLEDYLSIKNTFDNQFNKLLNDVTSALYIKNLYDIEDVQEDIIVQWKLALKQEAEELLNQKLDKFDSKTYSEKVEQLYEKSRRLEELETKKDSLNKMYEDFLAKKEVLKELLENSKTKEQKQNKSYEIYASTTKLVKNIENSLKQNPQDKEEFTKLLDQTNELIDIAHKYSLIESNIDTKTTVSDVVVNKEQEKPQIKEKNNTSNSLVLLVILNSIATFGMFIYFIFKKFKKSKNN, encoded by the coding sequence ATGAAAATAAATAAAAAATTCTTAAATACCGTAGCTATTTTGGGGTCAAGCGCAACTTTACTTAGTGTTGTTTCACTTAACAATAGTAAGCCGCCAGTTGAGTCTGAAGCCGAAAATGAAAAACAGAATGTTAACGACTTAGAAAATGAAGTTTCTAAAATTGAATACACAATCAATCCTAATCCTCACAACATAAAATATTTAGATAGCTTAAGTTTGATTAGTTCAAATTATTCATTAATTCGTAGTAATAAAGTTACTTTTGATAAATATTTAGATGCTCATATTAAATCAGTTTTATCTATTAAATCAAATTTAGTGGAAACAGAAGTTAATTTAGAACAAACAACTGATTCTACTCAAGTTTTAGTTGGGATTAAAGGTTCTGATGACTCAGTAACTAAATATATTGAATCAAATTATTGAGCTGAAATCGACAATGATTTTGAAAAATTTGATGCCTATTCTTTAATTGTTAAAGAAAATAAAATTGTTGTTATGGCAAAGGATAAAGAAGGTGCATTTGCAGCTTTCAATACTTTAAGTTGAATATTAGAACAAACAAATGGTAAATTGATTAGAGATTTAGTTATTAATGATTATGCAGATACAAAAATACGTGGTTTTATAGAGGGTTATTACGGAGTTCCTTGAAGTTGAGATGATAGAAGCTCTATGATGACTCTAGCAGGTAAATACAAAGCTAATTCATACATATTTGCACCAAAAGATGATCCATATCATAGTGTTAAATGAGATGAATTATATCCAGCAGACGAAATTGAAAAAATGAAAAAAACAGTTGAAGCTGGACATTATGCAGGTGTTGAATTTACTTGAACAGTTCACCCATGAATAAATAAAACTCACGCAATTGATTTACAAAATGATTATGATGGTGAAGTCGCTAAATTAAAAGCTAAATTTAAACAAATGTATGATGAAGTTGGTATTAGGCAATTTGGTTTATTAGCGGATGATATTGATGGTCAACCTTTCCAATTAGTTAAAAAATTAATTGAAGACTTGGTTGCTTGAGGTTCAGAAGATGGTAGAGAAGTAAAAGGATTTGTTTTTGTTCCTACAAAATACGAAGGAATGAGAGATTCATGATCTGGAACAGTTGCTGATTTACAAAAATATCAAACTCAGTTACCTGATAATTCAAAAGTTTGAATTGTTTATACAGGTGCAAATGTTTTTGGAAGTGTTGAACCTGGATCAGTTAATTGATGAGCTAACACATCTGGTACAAATCGTGCTCCGTTATTCTGATTAAACTGACCTGTTAATGATCCTGATTATACAGCACTAAACTTAGGACCTGGAACAATGTTAAATAGTAATGTTGATCCAAATAAATTAGTGGGTGTTGTAACAAATCCAATGCAAGAAGGTGAATTATCTAAAATTGCAATTAGTGCTATAAGTTCATATACATGAAATATTAAAGGATTTGATGCTTGAAAAGAATGAAAAGAATCATTTTATAAAATAGCACCTGAAGCACCTTGAGCACTAATGAAATTAGCATCACATATGACTTCTACTTCTAAAGATGGAAAACGTTGAGGTGTTAATATTGACGATGAATCTAAAGAAATTAGACCTGCAATTAATTCAATAAAAAATTCATTAAATTCTAATGGTGAATTAAACGAATCTGATAAAAAAGATTTATTAACCGAAATGGATGCAATCATTGAAGCTTATGAAGAGTTTATGAGTTACTCAAATAACCAAAAAATGAAACAAGAAATTGAATTATTTGGTTTATCATTATCAAAAATTGCCGAAACAATTAAATATGGTTTAATGTCAATGGAATTATTAGAAAAATTAAATTCATATGATAATGATATTAGATTAAAACAAGCTAAATTATTTGAAGCTTATGAATACGCTGATCGTGCTAGAGAATCATTTAACTATGCTAAACATTTAATAAGAAGCGATTTAAAAGAAGGTGCTAAGCCAAGGGATAAAGAAAAAATAGTTAGACCAGGAAATCAATACTTAGAACCACTTGCAAAATTAATTTTAAGTAAAATAAACGCTATTAAATCAGAATCTGGAAATATCAAAAAAGGTAATTTATATGTTTCTGAACAAATAAATAATTCTATTTCTAATCCTGAATTATATGTTCAAACTTCTGAAAACCAAAACGCTAATGCTGACATAATTTCAAACATCGAAGAAAATGATAGTGAAAATTTAGGGGCAGCTTACATCGGTGCTTCTAAAATACAATATTTAAATCTTAAAGATGAAGCAAAAAGAACAATAACACTTAAACCAGGTAAATACATAGGTTTTGATCTTAATAATGTTTCTAATATTACTGGATTTAATTTAGTTTTAGATGGAAAAGATAAAGATAGTAAATCTCTTAAAAAATATTACTCAACAACTTTTGATAAAATCAACTCAGTTCCAAGTGAAGTAACTGAAGATAAATCATTTATAGCAAGATATATCATTTTATTTAACGATTCAGAACAAGATTTAGAATTTAGTGTTAATAACTTTGAAGTTACAAGAACTTCTCATATTGAACAAGTTACTAAAGGTGATAAAAAAGAAAAAGTGGAAAAAGTAAGTAATTATAGAGTTCACTCACAAGACTACAATGAAGAAATGAACTCATATAAATACTTATTTGAAGATTCTGACTTCTTATTTGTTTCGCATTCTAACGAAGGTGAATTAGTGATTGAAAGTGAGTCAAGCGAAAATACTTTATTTAATGAATTCTATATTAAACAAGATCCTACTCATATTTCGCATGCTTTAGTATATGTAACAACATATGATACAAATACTAGAATGATGAAAAATAAAAAGATGGGTAATCTAAATAAAGCTGATAATTTCTTTAGAGCGCCTTTAGACAAAAACGAAATTGTTCTTAAATTAAACATTAAATACCAAAATGCAAAATTACACCTTGATAAAATTGATGTTTTAAGTAATTTTGATGCAATTGATTTAACAGAATTAAGAACATCATTAGAAGAGTTAAAAGAAGTACATAAAAACCGTACAAACATCACATTCAAATCAAACGAAAAAATTGAAAGAGAAATTGCTGAAGCTGAACAATTATTAGCTAACCAATTAGGTTACTCACAAATCGAAATCAATAGACTAAGAAATAAACTTATAAAATCTAAATATATTTATGACAAGAAAGCAAGTGTAGATAACACAAACACTTTAAATAATCTTGTTAAAGAATTAGAAAAATATAGTCGTGAAGACTTAATTAAGAGATCATTTAATGAAGTTAATAATAAATTACTAACATTAAAAACACTAAAAAGTATTGAAAACGATACACTAACAAACAACGAAACTTTAAGTTGAATAGAAAAAATAAGTGAATTAAAATCTAAACTAGTTTTTGATAAAACACAGTTAGATACTTATTTAAACTTATACAATTCAAGAAAAGACTTATTAGAAATATCAACAAGTGATGATTATCAGGAAGATACATTTAATAAATTAACTGAATTAGTAAACGGATTAGACAAATACTATGATGGTTCAAAAGCAACATTTTCAAATAAAGATTTATCAGTTTTAGGAGATAAACTTTCTAAATTGAGTTTAGAGCCAACAGAAGCAAGTGAAATTATTGATAGATCACATTTAAATGATGAAATAAAACTTCTAGAAAAAGCACTTAAATTAATTGACCAAAATAATATCCTTAATTCAAATACAAAAACAGAACAACAATTATTAAATGTAACAGCTAAAAATATTGAATTATACTCAAAAAATGCTTTAGAAAAAAGGATTTCACAAATTAAACAAATTGGTTCAAAATACTTTAAACAAATATCTAAAATAGTTAAGGTTCAATTAGATAAATTTAACGATAAATTAAGTTTAGTTAAACCTTCAAGTAAATATCAAAATTCAGAATTATTACAAGAATTTATAAAATCGTTAGAATCTTCAATTAGTAATTTAAAAGCTAATAAAGATGATTTAAGACTTGACACTTATTTAGAAGATTATTTATCAATTAAAAATACTTTTGATAATCAATTTAATAAATTATTAAACGACGTTACATCAGCATTATATATAAAAAACTTATATGACATTGAAGATGTACAAGAAGATATTATTGTTCAATGAAAATTAGCACTTAAACAAGAGGCAGAAGAGTTATTAAATCAAAAATTAGATAAATTTGATTCAAAAACATATTCAGAAAAAGTTGAACAATTATACGAAAAATCAAGACGTTTAGAAGAATTAGAAACTAAAAAAGATTCATTAAATAAAATGTATGAAGATTTCTTAGCTAAAAAAGAAGTTCTAAAAGAATTATTAGAAAATTCAAAAACTAAGGAACAAAAACAAAACAAATCATACGAAATTTACGCTTCAACAACAAAATTAGTTAAAAATATCGAAAACTCTTTAAAACAAAATCCACAAGATAAAGAAGAGTTTACTAAATTATTAGATCAAACAAACGAATTAATTGATATTGCACATAAATATTCATTGATTGAATCTAACATAGATACTAAAACAACTGTATCAGATGTAGTTGTAAATAAAGAACAAGAAAAACCTCAAATAAAAGAAAAAAATAATACTTCAAACTCATTAGTTCTATTGGTTATATTAAATTCAATAGCAACATTTGGTATGTTCATTTATTTTATATTCAAAAAATTCAAAAAGAGTAAAAATAATTAA